The segment GTGGTGGTCGTGCCCAGGCCCAGGGTGCGGTACGCCGCGTCGAGGCGTCCACCCTGCTGGATGTGGTAGCTCAGGCCCGCCGTGTGCCGCAGCAGATCGACCATCAGCATGGGCCGGCGCGGCGGCTCGGTCGTGAAGCGGCCCAGCTCGCCGCCCGTCCACACGCCCAGCTCCGTCCACTCGGGAATCACGCTGCTGACGGGATCGCCCAGCGCGACCCGGCCCTCCTCGACCAGCATCATGAAGGCCAGACTCGTGATGGGCTTGGTCATGGAATAGATCCGGAAGATGGCGTCGCCCTGCAGGGGCACCCCGGCCTCCACGTCTGCGAACCCCTGCACGTTCTGGTGCACGATCTCCCCCCGGCGGTACACCAGGGTCAGGGCGTTGGGGAGGATGCCCGTGTCGAGGTACGCGGCCTTCACGTGCGCTTCCCAGGCGTTCAGGCGCTCTGACGAGATTCCGGCGGTCGTGGTCATGGGCGGTCTCCTTGAAGGTGGTCTGCCGCTGAGGATACACAGCGGCAGGACGTGGCCGGTGCGGTGTCGGACCACTTCCGGATGTGCGAGCATGGCGGTCATGAGTCGCGCCCTGAGCCCCTCGCCGGAGGCGCACCACCCGGCCCCACCCCTTGCCCCACGAACCCTAGGCGTGGGCCTGATCCTGGTCGTCATGATCGTGGCCTTCGAGTCCATGGCCGTCGGCACGGTCATGCCGCGCGTGGCCTCCGACCTCAACGGGCTGGCGTTGTTCGGGTGGGCGTCCAGCGCCTTCCTGCTCTCCAGCCTGCTCGGCGCCGTGGCCAGCGGCGTGCTCGCCGACCGGCGGGGGCTGGCGCCGGGCACGGTGGTGTCGCTCGCGCTGTTCGCCGTGGGCCTGCTGGTGGGCGGTACGGCGTCCTCGATGCCGGTCTTCGTGCTGGGACGGCTCATCCAGGGCCTGGGTGCGGGTGGGCTGGGCGCCCTGCCGTGGGCGGTCATCACCACGCGCTACCCGGAGACCGCGCGGCCCCGCATGCTGGCGGCCATGTCGAGCGCGTGGCTGCTGCCGGTGCTGGTAGGACCGCTGATCGCCAGCGTGATCGCGGATCAGTGGTCGTGGCGGCCGGTGTTCTGGGGGCTGGTGCCCCTGCTGCTGCTGGCCGCGCCGCTGTGCGTGCTGCCGCTGCTGGCCCGCCATGGCTCGGAGGGGGCCACGCGGGCACAGACCCCGGGGTCGAAGCGTCAGTTGTGGCCCGCGCTGGGCCTGTTGGCCTCGGCAGGCGCCCTGATCGAGGGCCTGCGCCGCCCGGAGGCCGCCGCCCTGATCGTGGCCGGACTGGGCCTGATCGGCCTGCTCCTCGCGGCCCGGCCGCTGTTCCCGGCAGGCCTGTGGCGGCTGGCGCCGGGCCTGCCACGCCTGCTGGCCCTGCGGGGGCTGCTGGCCTTCGCGTTCATGGGTTCCGGCACCTTCCTGCCGCTGGCCCTGCACGACCTGCGCGGCCTGAGCCTGAGCGGGGCGGGCGTGGTGCTCAGCGTCGGCGGGGCCACGTGGACAGCCGGCTCGTGGATCCAGGCGCAGCTCGAGCGGCGCTGGAACGGCGCGTATCGGAGCCTCACCACCCGTGGGGCCCTGGCCTGCGTGGCGCTGGGCCTGAGTGTCACGGCCCTGAGCACCCTGGGGATCACGCCGCTGTGGTGCGTGTACGTGGGCCAGGTGCTGGGCTGCCTGGGCATGGGCATCGGCTACAACGGCATCAGCTTGAATGCCCTGGCCAGCGTGCCCGCCGCCGAGGCCGGACGCCTGTCCGGGCAGCTGGCGAACATCGAGACGCTGATGGTCGCCCTGTCCGCCGGGATCGGCGGGGCGCTGATCGCGCGCGTGCAGCCCATGCAGGGCGCCTTCACGCTCGCCTTCGGCATAACGCTGCTGGCGGCGCTGACCGCCGCAGTGGCGGCTCTCCGGCTGCGACTGGCGGCTCCCGAATAGCGGGCCGTGCGGCCCCAGCAGTGAGCTGGCACTACACGCCCAGGTACGCGCTCCGCACGCGGTCGTCGTTCATCAGGTCGGCAGAGGTGCCCTGAAGCGAGATCGTCCCGCTCTCCAGCACGTAGCCCCGGTGGGCGATGCCCAGCGCCGCGAAGGCGTTCTGCTCGGCCAGCAGGACGCTCACCCCGGCCTCGTTCACGCGCTGCACGGTCTGGAACACCTGCTCGACCACCAGCGGTGCGAGGCCCAGTGAGGGCTCGTCCAGTAGCAGCAGCTGGGGCCGGGCCATCAGCGCGCGGGCGATGGCGACCATCTGCTGCTGCCCACCCGACAGGCTGCCCGCCGGGTCATGGCGTTTCTCGACCAGAATCGGGAAGAGGTCGAACACGCGCTGTAATTCGCGCTGTGTGCCCGCCGGGTCTTTCCGGTGGACATACGCGCCCAGACGCAGGTTCTTCTCCACGCTCAGCTCCGGGAACAGCAGCCGCCCTTCCGGGCACTGCGCCACGCCGTGCGCGACGTTGAACTCGGGGCGGCCACCGGTCAGCGGCGTGCCGTTCCAGTGGGCCGTGCCCGAGGCCGGGCGCTGGAGGCCCGAGAGCGTGCGGAAGAGCGTGCTCTTGCCCGCGCCGTTCGCGCCGAGCAGCACCACGATCTCGCCGGGCTTCACGCTCAGGTTCACGTCGTGCAGGGCGGTGAAGGCCCCGTAGTTCACGCGCAGGTTCTGGATCTCAAGCATGGCGGGCTCCCGCTCCCTGGCCCAGCTGTCCGCCGTGTGCGTGGCTGCCCAGGTACGCCTCGATCACGGCCGCATCGCGGCTGACCTCGGCGGGCGTGCCCTGCGCGATCAGCTGCCCGTGGTGCAGCACCAGAATGCGGTTCGCGAGGCCCATCACCAGGCTCATCTTGTGTTCGACCAGCGCCACAGACAGGCCGCCTTGCACCAGCTCGCGGATCAGGGCCATCAGGCGCACCGTCTCGTCGGGGTTCATGCCTGCGGCCGGTTCGTCCAGCAGCAGCAGCGTGGGGTCGCTGGCGAGCGCCATGGCGATGCCCACGCGCTTCTGCCCTTCCTGCGTGAGGGCTCCGGCGGGTCGGTGCGCCTGCGCGGCCAGCCCGACACGTTCCAGGGCCTGCATCGCCCCGGCGCGACTGGCCTCCTCGTCGTGCTTCTCGCGGCCGGTGCGCAGCAGGGCATCGATCAGCCCGGCCCGTGTACGCACCCGGTGGCCGATCATGACGCCCTCGAGCACGCTGAGTTCCTTATAGATGGTGGTCGTCTGGAAGGTGCGGGCGATGCCGCGAGAGACGACCTGATGCGTCTTCAGGCGCGTGACATCCTCGCCCCGGAAGCGGATCTGGCCCGCCGTGGGCACGTAGAAGCCCGAGATCAGGTTGAAGAAGGTGCTCTTGCCCGCGCCGTTCGGTCCGATGATCGCGGTGATCTGCCCGGACGGGATGCTGGCCGTCACGTCTTTCACGGCATCCAGGCCGCCGAAGCGGATGCCCAGACCCTGGACGTCCAGCAGGCCGTGTGGGTCGAGCGCTGCCTCAGGCATGCTGATCCCCCACCTCGTGTCCGGCCTCCGCGCGGTTCTCCGGGCCGGTCTCGGGAGCCGCGCCGCTGCGCCGGGCGCGCACCCTCTCCCACAGGCCCACCAGGCCGTGCGGCGCGAACATCACCAGCAGCACCAGCAGCGGCCCGAACACGATGTACTGGTAGTCCTGGAGGCCCTTGAGCCCCTGCGACAGACCGTACATCAGGCCCGTGCCCACCAGCGGCCCGGCCAGGGTGCCCAGGCCGCCCACCAGCAGGTACAGCAGCACCGTGAAGGTCGTGACCGGCCCGGTGATCGCGGACCCCAGGAAGCCCACGTACACGGCATACAACCCGCCCGCGAAGCCCGCGATGGCGGTCGAGAGCATCATGGCGCGCAGCTTGTGCGAGTACACGTCGATGCCGGCGCTGCGCGCCAGATCCTCGCCGCCGCGGATGGCGAGCAGGGAACGGCCGAACACGCTGCCGCGCGTGCGGGCCACCACGACCACCGTGACGGCCAGCGCGAGCAGCGCCAGGAGGTAGTACCCGCCCGCCAGTCTCAGCCCGACGGCCTGCGACATGGCCGACAGCCCACCTGGAGCGGCCACCCCGTTCAGGCCGTCGTTCCCGCCGGTCAGGGCGTCCCACTTGTTGATGATCAGGGCGATGATCACGCCCACGCCCAGCGTGAAGATCGAGAAGGCGTCCCCGCGCGTGCGGAAGGCCA is part of the Deinococcus sp. KSM4-11 genome and harbors:
- a CDS encoding MFS transporter — its product is MSRALSPSPEAHHPAPPLAPRTLGVGLILVVMIVAFESMAVGTVMPRVASDLNGLALFGWASSAFLLSSLLGAVASGVLADRRGLAPGTVVSLALFAVGLLVGGTASSMPVFVLGRLIQGLGAGGLGALPWAVITTRYPETARPRMLAAMSSAWLLPVLVGPLIASVIADQWSWRPVFWGLVPLLLLAAPLCVLPLLARHGSEGATRAQTPGSKRQLWPALGLLASAGALIEGLRRPEAAALIVAGLGLIGLLLAARPLFPAGLWRLAPGLPRLLALRGLLAFAFMGSGTFLPLALHDLRGLSLSGAGVVLSVGGATWTAGSWIQAQLERRWNGAYRSLTTRGALACVALGLSVTALSTLGITPLWCVYVGQVLGCLGMGIGYNGISLNALASVPAAEAGRLSGQLANIETLMVALSAGIGGALIARVQPMQGAFTLAFGITLLAALTAAVAALRLRLAAPE
- a CDS encoding ABC transporter ATP-binding protein gives rise to the protein MLEIQNLRVNYGAFTALHDVNLSVKPGEIVVLLGANGAGKSTLFRTLSGLQRPASGTAHWNGTPLTGGRPEFNVAHGVAQCPEGRLLFPELSVEKNLRLGAYVHRKDPAGTQRELQRVFDLFPILVEKRHDPAGSLSGGQQQMVAIARALMARPQLLLLDEPSLGLAPLVVEQVFQTVQRVNEAGVSVLLAEQNAFAALGIAHRGYVLESGTISLQGTSADLMNDDRVRSAYLGV
- a CDS encoding ABC transporter ATP-binding protein: MPEAALDPHGLLDVQGLGIRFGGLDAVKDVTASIPSGQITAIIGPNGAGKSTFFNLISGFYVPTAGQIRFRGEDVTRLKTHQVVSRGIARTFQTTTIYKELSVLEGVMIGHRVRTRAGLIDALLRTGREKHDEEASRAGAMQALERVGLAAQAHRPAGALTQEGQKRVGIAMALASDPTLLLLDEPAAGMNPDETVRLMALIRELVQGGLSVALVEHKMSLVMGLANRILVLHHGQLIAQGTPAEVSRDAAVIEAYLGSHAHGGQLGQGAGARHA
- a CDS encoding branched-chain amino acid ABC transporter permease, whose translation is MKRGAWIWAALFVVAALVPFLRPSGYVLDVAVNIMIWAMVAYGLNVMLGFAGLLPLAHAGFFGIGAYTVGILTLRAGWSFWLAWPAGVLLCAAGGLLLGLVAFRTRGDAFSIFTLGVGVIIALIINKWDALTGGNDGLNGVAAPGGLSAMSQAVGLRLAGGYYLLALLALAVTVVVVARTRGSVFGRSLLAIRGGEDLARSAGIDVYSHKLRAMMLSTAIAGFAGGLYAVYVGFLGSAITGPVTTFTVLLYLLVGGLGTLAGPLVGTGLMYGLSQGLKGLQDYQYIVFGPLLVLLVMFAPHGLVGLWERVRARRSGAAPETGPENRAEAGHEVGDQHA